In Pseudomonas nunensis, a single window of DNA contains:
- a CDS encoding PilZ domain-containing protein, which yields MSTLDEEDRREYYRIEDSIALEIRPLSAPEAAGQEVLQDASPLFNLLSELHLSEFESQHLLRQISERDRAIAAFLKSQNKRIDLLSQVVALTVLGQIGEPQPVIISEGGIDFQHPTPIAVGAHLSVKLVLMPQALGLLLRAKVTHCDRKGDGYDVGTEFEYPTDAQRQLLARYILQKQAQERRLAREQNESGI from the coding sequence ATGTCGACATTAGATGAAGAAGATCGCCGCGAATACTACCGTATCGAGGACTCGATCGCACTGGAAATTCGGCCCCTGTCTGCTCCCGAAGCCGCAGGCCAGGAAGTGTTGCAGGATGCTTCGCCACTATTCAACCTGCTCAGCGAACTGCACCTGAGTGAATTCGAGTCGCAGCACCTGTTGCGCCAGATCAGTGAGCGCGACCGGGCGATTGCGGCATTCTTGAAATCCCAGAACAAACGCATCGACCTGCTGAGCCAAGTGGTCGCCTTGACCGTGCTCGGGCAGATCGGCGAACCGCAACCGGTGATCATCTCCGAAGGCGGCATCGACTTTCAGCACCCGACGCCGATTGCGGTCGGCGCGCACCTGTCGGTCAAACTGGTGCTGATGCCGCAAGCGCTGGGCCTGTTGCTGCGCGCCAAGGTCACCCACTGCGACCGCAAGGGTGACGGCTACGATGTCGGCACCGAGTTCGAATACCCGACCGATGCCCAGCGCCAGTTGCTCGCCCGCTACATCTTGCAAAAGCAGGCCCAGGAACGACGCCTGGCCCGCGAACAAAACGAATCAGGCATTTAA
- a CDS encoding glycerophosphodiester phosphodiesterase → MTLIYGHRGAKGEAPENTLTSFQECLKHGVRRCELDLHLSMDGELMVIHDPTLKRTTDRRGKVVEHSAKDLVTYDARKGGPGWIKPCPIPTLEELFEKCDFEHWQLEVKSASRTRAATTVLAIREMAVRHGLLDKVTITSSSREVLKAALDLVPDVSRGLVAEYAWLDPLKVAQSYGCEILALNWTLCTPERLQKAQRQGLHVSVWTVNEPALMRRLADFGVDSLITDFPGLATATLENC, encoded by the coding sequence GTGACCCTCATCTACGGCCATCGCGGCGCCAAAGGCGAAGCACCGGAAAACACCCTGACCAGTTTTCAGGAATGTCTCAAGCACGGCGTGCGCCGTTGCGAACTGGACCTGCACCTGTCCATGGACGGCGAGTTGATGGTCATCCATGACCCGACACTCAAGCGCACCACGGATCGGCGCGGCAAAGTGGTCGAGCACTCCGCCAAGGATCTGGTGACCTACGACGCGCGCAAGGGCGGCCCGGGCTGGATCAAGCCGTGCCCGATTCCGACGCTGGAAGAACTGTTCGAGAAATGCGATTTCGAGCACTGGCAACTCGAAGTCAAAAGCGCTTCACGCACCCGTGCCGCAACCACCGTGCTGGCGATTCGTGAGATGGCGGTGCGTCATGGCCTGCTGGACAAGGTGACGATCACCTCGAGTTCCCGCGAAGTATTGAAAGCTGCGCTGGATCTGGTGCCGGACGTGTCCCGGGGATTGGTGGCCGAATACGCCTGGCTCGACCCGTTGAAGGTCGCGCAAAGCTATGGCTGTGAGATTCTGGCGCTGAACTGGACCCTGTGTACGCCGGAACGCCTGCAAAAGGCGCAACGTCAGGGGCTGCATGTGTCGGTATGGACAGTCAACGAGCCCGCGCTAATGCGCAGACTCGCCGACTTCGGCGTTGACAGCCTGATTACAGACTTTCCCGGTTTGGCCACTGCCACGCTCGAGAATTGCTGA
- the sthA gene encoding Si-specific NAD(P)(+) transhydrogenase: MAVYNYDVVVLGSGPAGEGAAMNAAKAGRKVAMVDSRRQVGGNCTHLGTIPSKALRHSVRQIMQFNTNPMFRAIGEPRWFSFPDVLKSAEKVISKQVASRTGYYARNRVDVFFGTGSFADEQTIEVVCANGVVEKLVAKHIIIATGSRPYRPADIDFHHPRIYDSDTILSLNHTPRKLIVYGAGVIGCEYASIFSGLGVLVELVDNRGQLLSFLDSEISQALSYHFSNNNITVRHNEDYDRVEGVDNGVILHLKSGKKIKADALLWCNGRTGNTDALGLENIGVKVNSRGQIEVDEAYRTCVPNIYGAGDVIGWPSLASAAHDQGRSAAGSIVDNNSWRFVNDVPTGIYTIPEISSIGKNEQELTQAKVPYEVGKAFFKSMARAQIAGEPQGMLKILFHRETLEVLGVHCFGYQASEIVHIGQAIMSQPGELNTLKYFVNTTFNYPTMAEAYRVAAYDGLNRLF, translated from the coding sequence ATGGCTGTCTACAACTACGACGTGGTGGTGCTGGGTTCCGGCCCGGCGGGAGAAGGCGCGGCAATGAACGCCGCCAAAGCAGGGCGCAAGGTGGCGATGGTCGACAGCCGTCGCCAGGTCGGCGGCAACTGCACCCACCTGGGCACCATCCCGTCCAAGGCATTGCGTCACTCGGTCCGGCAGATCATGCAGTTCAACACCAACCCGATGTTCCGGGCCATTGGTGAGCCGCGTTGGTTCTCGTTCCCGGACGTGCTGAAAAGCGCTGAAAAAGTCATTTCCAAACAAGTCGCCTCGCGCACCGGCTACTACGCCCGTAACCGCGTCGACGTGTTCTTTGGCACCGGCAGCTTCGCCGACGAGCAAACCATCGAAGTGGTGTGCGCCAACGGCGTGGTCGAGAAACTGGTGGCCAAGCACATCATCATCGCCACCGGCTCGCGTCCTTATCGCCCGGCGGACATCGATTTCCATCACCCGCGTATCTACGATAGCGACACCATCCTCAGCCTCAACCACACCCCGCGCAAACTCATCGTTTACGGCGCTGGCGTGATCGGTTGCGAATACGCCTCGATCTTCAGTGGCCTGGGTGTGCTGGTTGAGCTGGTGGATAACCGTGGTCAGTTGCTGAGCTTCCTGGACTCGGAAATTTCCCAGGCCCTGAGCTATCACTTCAGCAACAACAACATCACGGTCCGCCACAACGAAGACTACGACCGCGTCGAAGGCGTGGACAACGGTGTGATCCTGCACCTCAAGTCCGGCAAGAAGATCAAGGCCGACGCCTTGCTCTGGTGCAACGGTCGTACCGGTAACACCGACGCATTGGGTCTGGAAAACATCGGCGTGAAGGTCAACAGCCGTGGCCAGATCGAAGTCGATGAAGCCTATCGCACCTGCGTACCGAACATTTACGGTGCCGGCGACGTGATCGGCTGGCCAAGCCTGGCCAGTGCCGCCCACGACCAGGGCCGTTCGGCCGCTGGCAGCATCGTGGATAACAACAGCTGGCGCTTCGTGAATGATGTGCCGACCGGCATCTACACCATTCCGGAGATCAGCTCGATCGGCAAGAACGAGCAGGAGCTGACTCAGGCCAAGGTGCCGTACGAAGTGGGCAAGGCGTTCTTCAAGAGCATGGCGCGTGCACAGATCGCCGGCGAGCCCCAGGGCATGCTGAAGATCCTGTTCCACCGTGAAACCCTGGAAGTGCTGGGCGTTCACTGCTTCGGCTATCAGGCGTCGGAGATTGTTCACATCGGCCAGGCGATCATGAGCCAGCCGGGTGAACTGAACACCCTGAAATACTTCGTCAACACGACGTTCAACTACCCGACCATGGCCGAAGCCTATCGGGTAGCGGCGTACGATGGCCTCAACCGGCTTTTTTGA
- a CDS encoding FAD:protein FMN transferase, whose amino-acid sequence MESFGGPTMGSTYSIKYVRTQGLPAPKVVQAEVEKILADVDRQMSTYRSDSDIERFNDLPANRCQTMRAPILELVRVGEQLSLQSEGSYDLTVEPLMNLWGFGPQAREEKIPSPEALATAMQRIGYTHLRIDGDQLCKDAAVEVDFNSIAAGYSVDSIAATLDSMGIHNYLAEATGELKAAGKKLDGSPWKVALEEPRDDQQVAERIINVDGYGVSTSGDYRNYFEQDGRRYSHTFDARTGAPITHNLASVTVINPSALMADGLSTLLLILGPVRGWDYAEKHNIGAFFVIRADTGFVTRTNQAFERLSGGKTE is encoded by the coding sequence ATGGAAAGCTTCGGCGGCCCGACCATGGGCAGCACCTATTCGATCAAGTACGTGCGAACTCAGGGTTTGCCCGCGCCGAAGGTGGTGCAAGCCGAAGTCGAAAAAATCCTCGCTGACGTTGACCGGCAAATGTCCACCTACCGCAGCGACTCGGACATCGAACGCTTTAACGATCTGCCGGCCAATCGCTGTCAGACCATGCGCGCGCCGATCCTCGAATTGGTCCGTGTCGGCGAACAACTGTCACTGCAAAGCGAAGGCTCCTACGACCTGACCGTCGAACCCTTGATGAACCTTTGGGGTTTTGGCCCACAAGCCCGCGAGGAAAAAATCCCCAGTCCCGAAGCTCTGGCCACCGCGATGCAGCGAATCGGCTACACGCACCTGCGCATCGACGGCGATCAACTGTGCAAGGACGCCGCGGTCGAGGTGGACTTCAACAGCATCGCCGCCGGCTATTCGGTCGACAGCATCGCCGCCACACTCGACAGCATGGGCATCCACAACTACCTCGCCGAAGCCACGGGCGAACTCAAGGCTGCCGGTAAAAAACTCGACGGCTCCCCGTGGAAAGTTGCCTTGGAAGAGCCTCGGGACGACCAACAAGTGGCCGAGCGCATCATTAACGTGGACGGCTACGGCGTCTCCACCTCCGGCGACTACCGCAACTATTTCGAGCAGGACGGTCGGCGCTATTCCCACACCTTCGATGCCCGCACCGGTGCGCCGATTACCCACAACCTCGCGTCGGTCACGGTAATAAATCCTTCAGCCCTGATGGCCGATGGCTTATCGACGCTGTTGCTGATTCTCGGCCCGGTACGTGGATGGGACTACGCGGAAAAACACAACATCGGTGCATTCTTTGTGATTCGTGCCGATACAGGTTTCGTCACACGGACCAATCAGGCTTTTGAACGGCTCAGTGGCGGCAAAACCGAATGA
- a CDS encoding MFS transporter, with the protein MSSNTGKGKAIFRVVSGNFLEMFDFMVYGFYATAIAKTFFPADSAFASLMLSLATFGAGFLMRPLGAIFLGAYIDRHGRRKGLIITLALMAAGTVLIACVPGYATLGVAAPLIVLFGRLLQGFSAGVELGGVSVYLAEISTPGRKGFFVSWQSASQQAAVVFAGLLGVGLNHWLSPEQMGDWGWRVPFLIGCMIVPVIFVIRRSLEETPEFQARKHRPTLQEIIRSVGQNFGIVIAGMALVVMTTVSFYLITAYTPTFGKAELHLSDLDALLVTVCIGLSNFFWLPVMGAVSDKIGRKPLLLAATILAILTAYPALSWLVANPSFSHLLIVELWLSFLYGSYNGAMVVALTEIMPVEVRTTGFSLAYSLATATFGGFTPAACTYLIHVLDNKAAPGIWLSGAAVLGLIATLVLFRGNKHELRTAQAAVVGGAR; encoded by the coding sequence ATGTCCTCGAATACGGGCAAAGGCAAAGCGATCTTTCGCGTTGTCAGCGGTAATTTTCTTGAGATGTTCGACTTTATGGTCTATGGCTTTTACGCCACGGCCATTGCGAAGACCTTCTTCCCTGCCGACAGCGCATTCGCCTCCCTGATGCTGTCCCTGGCCACTTTCGGCGCCGGTTTCCTGATGCGTCCGCTGGGTGCGATTTTCCTCGGCGCCTACATCGACCGCCATGGCCGCCGCAAAGGCCTGATCATCACCCTCGCCCTGATGGCCGCCGGCACAGTGCTGATTGCCTGCGTGCCGGGTTACGCCACACTGGGCGTCGCTGCGCCGCTGATCGTGCTGTTCGGTCGCCTGTTGCAAGGTTTCTCGGCGGGCGTGGAACTGGGCGGTGTGTCGGTGTACCTGGCCGAAATTTCCACCCCGGGCCGCAAAGGCTTCTTCGTCAGTTGGCAATCCGCCAGCCAACAAGCGGCCGTGGTATTCGCTGGTTTGCTGGGTGTGGGCTTGAACCACTGGCTCAGCCCGGAACAAATGGGTGACTGGGGCTGGCGCGTACCGTTCCTGATTGGCTGCATGATCGTGCCGGTGATCTTCGTGATTCGTCGCTCGCTGGAAGAAACTCCGGAATTCCAGGCACGCAAACATCGCCCTACCCTGCAGGAAATCATCCGTTCGGTCGGTCAGAACTTCGGCATTGTCATCGCCGGCATGGCGCTGGTGGTCATGACCACCGTGTCGTTCTACCTGATCACCGCGTACACGCCGACCTTCGGTAAAGCCGAACTGCACTTGTCCGATCTGGATGCGCTGCTGGTCACCGTGTGCATCGGCCTGTCGAACTTCTTCTGGCTGCCGGTGATGGGGGCTGTGTCCGACAAGATCGGGCGTAAACCCCTACTGTTGGCGGCGACCATTCTGGCGATCCTGACCGCCTACCCTGCCCTGTCGTGGCTGGTGGCGAACCCGAGCTTCAGTCATCTGCTGATCGTCGAGTTGTGGTTGTCGTTCCTGTATGGCTCGTACAACGGCGCCATGGTGGTAGCCCTGACCGAAATCATGCCGGTAGAAGTTCGTACAACCGGTTTCTCCCTGGCCTACAGCCTGGCGACTGCAACCTTCGGTGGTTTTACACCGGCGGCGTGCACCTACCTGATCCATGTGCTGGACAATAAGGCTGCGCCAGGGATCTGGCTCAGCGGTGCGGCGGTGCTGGGGTTGATTGCGACGCTGGTGTTGTTCCGTGGCAACAAACATGAACTGCGGACTGCGCAGGCGGCTGTGGTTGGTGGCGCTCGATAG
- a CDS encoding glyceraldehyde-3-phosphate dehydrogenase has protein sequence MWKVPVTQKPDQCLGEWIDREALAEAMIPLIGQLYRNNNVVSSIYGRSLINQSVIAILKAHRFARHRSTDDSELSVHETFPLLKAMSELKLGAASVDLGKLAFKFRNEGNGRTAEQFVREEMADVVGQQNATARKGTDVVLYGFGRIGRLLARILIEKTGGGDGLRLRAIVVRKGAENDLVKRASLLRRDSVHGSFNGTITIDEENNTITANGNLIQVIYAKNPTEVDYTQYGIKDALLVDNTGVWRDAEGLGQHLACPGIDRVVLTAPGKGKLKNIVHGINHGEITADDKIVSAASCTTNAIVPVLKAVNDKFGIINGHVETVHSYTNDQNLIDNFHKGDRRGRSAALNMVITETGAATAAAKALPELAGKLTGNAIRVPTPNVSMAILNLNLEKAATREEMNEYLRYMALHSDLHKQIDYVNSQEVVSTDFVGSRHAGVVDAEATISQDNRVVLYVWYDNEFGYSCQVVRVMEDMAGVNPPAFPR, from the coding sequence ATGTGGAAGGTTCCCGTGACTCAGAAGCCCGACCAGTGTCTTGGTGAATGGATCGACCGTGAAGCACTCGCAGAAGCGATGATTCCGCTTATCGGTCAGCTCTACCGCAATAACAACGTGGTGAGCTCGATCTATGGCCGCAGCCTGATCAACCAGTCTGTCATCGCGATTCTCAAAGCTCACCGCTTTGCTCGCCATCGCTCCACCGACGACAGCGAACTCTCCGTCCACGAAACATTCCCTCTGCTTAAAGCCATGAGCGAGCTTAAGCTCGGCGCGGCTTCGGTAGACTTGGGCAAGTTGGCGTTCAAATTCCGTAACGAAGGCAATGGCCGCACCGCCGAGCAGTTCGTCCGTGAAGAAATGGCTGACGTTGTTGGCCAGCAAAACGCTACGGCGCGCAAAGGCACCGACGTTGTCCTGTACGGCTTCGGTCGCATTGGCCGTCTGCTGGCGCGCATCCTGATCGAGAAAACCGGTGGCGGCGACGGCCTGCGTCTGCGCGCCATCGTGGTCCGCAAGGGCGCCGAGAACGATCTGGTCAAGCGCGCCAGCTTGCTGCGTCGCGATTCGGTGCATGGTTCCTTCAACGGCACCATCACCATCGATGAAGAAAACAACACCATCACCGCTAACGGCAACCTGATCCAGGTTATCTACGCGAAGAACCCGACTGAAGTGGATTACACCCAGTACGGCATCAAAGACGCACTGCTGGTGGACAACACCGGTGTATGGCGTGACGCCGAGGGCCTGGGCCAACACCTGGCTTGCCCGGGTATCGACCGCGTTGTGCTGACCGCGCCTGGCAAAGGCAAGCTGAAGAACATCGTTCACGGCATCAACCACGGCGAAATCACCGCTGACGACAAGATCGTTTCCGCGGCGTCCTGCACCACCAACGCCATCGTGCCGGTGCTGAAGGCAGTCAACGACAAGTTCGGCATCATCAACGGTCACGTTGAAACGGTTCACTCGTACACCAACGACCAGAACCTGATCGACAACTTCCACAAGGGCGATCGCCGTGGCCGTAGCGCCGCGCTGAACATGGTAATCACCGAGACCGGTGCTGCCACCGCTGCTGCCAAGGCTCTGCCTGAACTGGCCGGCAAGCTGACCGGTAACGCGATCCGCGTTCCGACGCCTAACGTGTCGATGGCCATTCTCAACCTGAACCTTGAGAAAGCCGCCACCCGTGAAGAGATGAACGAGTACCTGCGCTACATGGCGCTGCACTCCGATCTGCATAAGCAAATCGACTACGTCAACTCGCAGGAAGTAGTGTCCACCGACTTCGTTGGCTCGCGCCACGCCGGTGTTGTGGACGCTGAAGCAACCATCAGCCAAGACAACCGCGTTGTTCTGTACGTTTGGTACGACAACGAATTCGGTTACAGCTGCCAAGTGGTTCGCGTGATGGAAGACATGGCCGGGGTCAACCCGCCTGCATTCCCGCGCTAA